GCTTCGACATGGTGCGCAGGTGATTGAGAGCGCGGGTGAAATAGGAGGTTTTTTGGAGTCACCATCGCCAAAGGATTGTGACCTCAGACTCGAAACCTTAGGCATAGCGCGGTATGTCGGACCTGTGGAATGTTGCTTGGTGCTGCTGAATATTGGGCTTGCCAAGTTGAAAGTTAAGTTGCAAAGCAACTAGATGGCTCTGACTATTTGTCCgtcttgttgttgctgaCTAGAAGAAGTCGGCGACTACTCGACGCGGGGCCGGAGGAGCTGCAAAGAGGGGGCCCGGGATTTTCAGGATTTCAGGATATTGCGATAATTTGCCGAAGGAGGTTATGCTGCGGCCAGAAGGGATTAATGAGTGAATGGGCGGTTCGAGCGGTTGTTGGATGGGACGTAGCTAGCGATTGGGTACTGTATGGTGGTTGAAAGTGCAAAACCGAGGTATATATCTGTCTGGAGGTATATGCATTCCAAGTGAAATCAAAgaaacaaggaaaagagcCTATGGTGCTTGTGCGGCCAGGCATATCCTTCCTCCGGATAATTCGGCTGTTCCCGGTGTCCCAGAATCCTCTTTCATGAGTCATGCGCTACTAACGAACAATCTAAAAATCAACATCCTTCAGGATCTTCCCTTCAGCCTCTACGGGTAAAGCAGCTACAACTACAGTAACCCATTTCGCTCCATCTGATCCAGCTTCCCAAGCATGCAGAGTTCCTGTCTGAATCACCAGCTCACCAGCTTTAACCAAAGTGCGCCTTTCTCCGCCCTTTCCATCGGGCACCACCAAATATGCACTCCCCTCCAAAAAGACGTTGTAGTCgatagaagatgatctGTGCATTCCCACTCTGAAATTGGGGGTGAGGACAGTGACTGAGCCATTTGTACCGCCTGGGATAAATATGCCTGGAACAGCAGCCACAGCATCGGAGATGTGTTGAGAGGTGACAATGTGGGGGTTGGTAGCAGGCAGACCCATGGCAGAGTAGAGAGGTGTGAGGAAGGCGCCGCCATTAAGGACGGGAGTCAGACTGACTGTGTCGTCATGGAAGGTTACATTGTCGCCCGATTTGTCGGAGGAGTGATGGGAGGTGACGATACGGCGAAAAGTGGGGATAGAAATGGTGCTGTTGGCTGCCATACTGAATATTTGTTTGATGAAGACTCAGACGAGTGGTGTTGATGCGATTATTTGTTCTGGACTTGAATTTTTATACAAAACTTCTTCATTATCATTTCGAGGCTCGTAAACCGTATGGTAAATCCGAGGCTGAAGTAGGATCGGATTTTAGGACCCAAAACATTTGTCAGGCGCCCAAAGAACTGATGGATAACCATAAAATTGCCCGCTTTCGTCATCAATTCGGAATCCTGTGCTCGAGTTTCATTGAGCTCGGCTTTCACTTCCTGTatcatttttttctcttctacGTAAGGCAGATCCATCTTCGATTCTTCACGTACTATATCTTACGATCTCTAACCTCTACGGCCAGCAATATGTTGAAGGTCAACTTTCCCGCCGAATAATAACgcccaaaaagaagataatgCACGACCCACATCCCTCCTCTTATCTCTCGGTCCATTGAGCAGCCGAGGCAGGATTCTCGGCTCATGATTCGGACCGGTACAATCACAGCACTTCGGGCTCGTCATCCGCCATACGAAATGTGTTCGATTGCCCTCAAAACCGTGGGCTGCTTCAAAAGCACGAACAATCAGATATCGAACTCATCGCCTGACTGTATTAATcactttcatcttcgcccCAAAATACTTTCGGAATGGTCACCTCTGAAGAGCAACGGGTAAGTCCCCACCTTCAAGTGTCGGCCTTGTTTAACTCCCTGTCATAGACGATAAACAGTCTCCAAGCAAACTGGGTCTGGGTTCCCAACTGGATCGACTCCTCGTCTGACAACTCTGCCGCTCGCCTTGTCTCTTTCACCCGCTCGTTTAGCTTGTCCTCTATCCCCACTTCTGCCGTACTCTACTTCTCGGCCGATACACGGTACAAACTCCTCATCAACGGCGAGAGAGTTGTGGTTGGTCCCACAAAAGGTCATTCAAGTATTTGGTACTACGAGACATTTGATATCGCTCCgtatttgaagaaggggcagAATGATGTTGAGTTTTTGGTGATTAGGTACTTTGCGAGTTCGAGAGGGGGAATGCCCTTTGAAAGGACAACGTTTCCGGGGCTGACGGTGGTTGGAGAAGTTGGAGATGTGGATTTGAGGTCAAAAGAGGGGTGGGAGGCGGTGGTGGATCAGAGTAGGGTATATCCTACTGGTttggtggatgatgtcTTCCTTCATGTAAGTATTTCCTTATAATGTCTATGGCGTATCGTTGACATGGAACAGATCAACGAACGAGTTTCAGCTACCTCTTCCCGAACCACACCCTTGACACCCATCCCCTACTCGCTCAAAACTCTTAACGGCGAGCTGCCCCCATGGCGTCTTCGTCCGAGATCAATCCCCCTACCCGAAAGTAGCCCGATCACCGTCAACTGCATTCACGCATGCCAAAGCCCTATTCCTCCTTCCGATTGGTTCACCCTCTTCGACAGTTCAAAAcccctcattcttccaGCTGGAACGTCTCATTCTCTCGACATTCAAGCCGAAGTCCACTCTACAGCCTTCACAAAATGGAGTTTCTTCTCCGAGAAAGGTTCAGAGGTGAAATTCAGGCTGACGTACTCTGAGGGATATGAACTCGATCCGAGACAGTATCCATGGTTACGCACCAAAGGCGATCGTCTCGACTCAAAGAATGGGCACCTCCTTGGTCCTTACGATGAGGTTACCCTCCAACTCTCTCCAGGCCAGTCGGTCATTTACGAGCCTTTCTGGTTTCGGACCTTCCGCCTTATCCGACTCCAGATTGAGGTGGGAGACCAGCCAATCAAATTAATGTCATTTGAAGCTGTGCAGGTCAATTATCCGATAGGAGTCAAGGCAGAGTGGAAGGAGCCAGcgatgaaggagaatgagaagatCTGGGAAGTATCGATTAGAACTTTAAGGAATTGTATGTTTGATGGGTATTCGGACTGTCCATTTTACGAGCAGTTACAGTACGCATTGTTATCACCGTCTGCTTTTGTTTGAATTCAACGCTAACTCGTTCTTTCAAAGATATTCCGGCGACAGTCGATCTGTCGGATTATTCCACTATCTTCTTTCAGGCGACGATCGTCTCATGCGTCAAGCAATAACAAATTTTGCAGCTTCAGTCACTCCTGAAGGCCTCACCCAATCCCGTTTCCCATCACACGTCCCGCAAATCATCGccgccttctctctctACTGGATCTTACAGATATCCGACCATTACCTATACTTTGGCGATACACCTTACACCAAATCATTCGTCCCCAAGATTGATGGTGTCCTGGCATTTTTCGACTCACATATCGATGAGCTTGGGCTCGTAAGTGGGATTTCGGAGGATGTATGGCAGTATTGTGACTGGGTGACCAGCTGGTCTGCAACGGAGGATCATCCGGATAAAGGTGTACCTACCTCTGGGCGAAAATCGAATCGACATACCTACCTGAGTCTCCTCTATGCGTACGTTCTGAAGCAAGCGGCTGTGCTCCTGAGACAGGTAGGAAGAGCGGGAAATGCAATGGAGTATGAAGAGCGTGCTGAGGCTATTATCGAGGCTATCAAGAAACACTGTTACGATGGAGAGTTCTTCACAGACTCTACAGCTGATATCGCGGACGATCTTGCGTACTCCCAACACTGTCAAGTATTCGCTACCCTTGCAGGCGTTATCACTCCCTCTCAAGCATCCCAGCTCCTTACAAAAGCATTCTTCAACCCCAAGTTCTCCAAATGTTCCTATGTCATGATCTTTTACGCCCTTCGCGCCTTTGCTATCGCCGGCGACGAGACTTACCAGCGTTTCTACAAGACAATCTGGAATCcatggaggaagatgttgaaaaATAACCTTACCACctgggaggaagacgacgTTAGGCAGCGGTCAGACTGCCATGCATGGGGGAGTGTACCGGTCTATGAGTTTTGTACGGAAGTCGCTGGAATACAGCCGTTAGAACCTGGGTGTAGAAAGATCCTCTTCAAACCTCGCCTTTCTTTGAGTGACGAGTTGGAGGCAAAGATTGCGCTGGGGAAGGATAATTTGGCGGTGGTGAAGtggtgggaggaaggaggaaaaaagattGTGACGTTGGTCTTGGAGAAACCAGTGATGGTTGCGGTTCAAAAGCCGGGGGAAaagcaagaggagaatgatgagCCCATGACGAGTTTGAGATTAATTTGTAAGATTTAAATTTAATACTAGCGGTGTATAACGTGCATTTAGATTTGATTCAAAGAATCAACGTCATAAGATTGTTTCGTTCACATAAAGTGCTCGTAGCTAAAAAGAGGCAATGGTGAGCAGTTTACACGTTAGAAGCAACTTGTTGAATAGTTCAAGTTTaagcttttttttttatgtcctgaagaaaaaagttTTTGCAAGCAACTTTCATCACGAAGGATCCTTTAAATTGGTAAAGATGATCCGCGGCTGACATTTCGCAAGTTGTAAAACTCGGAACAATGTAAAAGAGCATTAATAACATGAAATTACCTGCTGCACGACTTGGAAGCAATACTGTAACCTACGAACCCTCTCCCTGCTCGCCTCACTACTTAATGCATACCAttaacctccaccttcccatcatcctcaacttctccaGCAGCACCCAAACCCTTGGAAGGTGTGAAGAAGCTCTTATAGGGCACAAGCTCGGCCGAAGGGTTGAGTTCGAGCCCAAATCCGGGTTCGTCCGTGAGGTCGATACGACCATTGTGGGGGAGGACTTCGTTGAGGAATAAGTTACCAAAAGAGGGTTCGATGGATTTTCCGTCCGGAGAGTTAGCCTGTGTAGGAAAGCTATCAGCGACGGGCAATGGAGATTATAGGAGGGTAAGACATACGATGTACTCGCAGAAATCAGAATTGGGGAAAGACATGATAGCTTGGAAGGAGTATGGACCAGAACCATGGGGAACGACGGGGATATCGTATGCAGCGGCCATCCTggcggagagagaggatagTTAGCTAGTTCATCGTCTGACTTCCGTTGATAGACTTACGCGGCAACTTTGATCAACTCGGTAAGACCACCAAGCCACATTACGTCGGGTTGGATAATGTCGACAGCGCGGTTTTCAATGAGTTTTCGGAAACCATACCTGTGAATGGTGAGAAGGTTAGCAGCTGAAAGACGATGTCTACGGCGAAAAATTAAAATAGGGGAAGGATAGAAAGAATGTACATACTTGGAATACTCATGTTCGCCAGTGGTGAATTTGACATAAGGAAGAGcttccttgagcttgacaTGCCCGTCGAAGTCATCAGGATGAAgaacctcttcccaccagTTAATCTCGACGCCGGCTTTCTCACAAGCCTGCAAGGTTTTCATTAGCTAACCTTAAAATGGAGGagctggtggagaagaagaggaactTACTTTGATCAGCGCAATAGTATAAGGCACATCCAGACTCATATAACAGTCTACCTGCACAGGATAATCCGGCCCGACCGCCTCCTTACAGGCCTTCAAATATTGCACATTCTTCCTGATACCTTCATGTCCGTCGGGAGGGCCGTGAGGGAGGGCGACCTTGGATCCCCAGAAAccgagcttcttggcgaCCTCAGGACGGGGACCGGTAAGGTAGAGAGGAATATCTTTCTTGGTTCGACCACCGATCATTTTGTAGATAGGTTCACCGCGAATCTTGCCGAGGAGATCCCAAATGGCGAGATCGACAACGGAGATGGCAGCGAGAGGGAGACCTGAGGTTCTGATAAGTTTTTATGGTTCATCACAGATGAGAAATAAGGGAAGGCGGTCTCTCACCTTTTCGGCCGTAGAACATGGAAGCTCGGAACATCTGATCCCACATTTTGTTGGTGTCTCGAGGATCTTGCCCGACAATGAATCGTTTGAAGTGCTCTTCGATGAGCCAACAGGCGGGGGGGCCACCGAAACCAGTCGCATAACCGACAGTACCATCAGAGGCATGCACCTTCACTATAGAAAAAGGTACATGGTCAGCGTCGGATCATTGATGCGAATATGTGGTCGTGGAGGAACCTACCGAAAATACTACCGAGGACGCCAATACCCCAGGAAGTTCGGGAGACTTTGTACTCTTCGTATTTGTGCATAGGACATGAAATGTTCCCTTGGACGACTATGTAATGATTGTTAGAACACTTTGCTGAAGCgcgatgggaagaagacgtacTCCAATGATCACCGCCTTGGCTAAGACCAAGAGATCGAGAGATCAGCTTGCACTTCCCAGGCATATAATAAAATGGAGCTTACCGGTGATAGTCACCACCAGAACCATGGGCACTGGGAATGAAAGTCTCAAGTTTAACCTACGTGCACAAAGGATGATCAGTTCACGACTCCTTCAGTAAAACAGGCGAGAAAGTATCTTCGAGCGCCTAACTCAGCTGGACTTACGATAGTAGGCCACTGCTTAGGCATAGTGATTGGAGCTTTAGAAATGAGTTGTGTTGAGCAAATCGAGGTCCTTAACTGcaaagaggaagttgaCATGAGTATAAGACATGGCTGGGTATTTAAATGAGATTCAGTAAGTTTTGTACGACGAGAGAACAGATAATGATGGGCCGGGGCGGGTAACCGGTTAACCATTTcggtggaaagagagacCGATTGTTCCTGACCAATAGAGATATCGCGGCCACCCTCGGTATATTCTTTTTAGTTCCCCCTTATATGCTATATCCTATCCTGTATGCGGCTGTTATTGGTTTGAAACGTCAAGTTACGTACTTTGACTGAAAATCTAtcacttcttcccctaTACAAACCAACTCTCATCTGTCATATTGGATTAAACAGCCTTAGTGTCCCTTTCATTCGCCATGTCCTTCGGTTTACTCCAGGGTAAAGTCGTCGCCATCACAGGCTGCTCAACAGGTATCGGGCGAGCCATTGCCATTGGTAAGCCATTCCGTTTTACACATCTGGAAACCTACACGAGCTAACACAGATATCCAGGGGCTGCAAAAAACGGGGCCAATGTGGTCCTGCACCATCTTGGAGATTCGACCGCCAGCGATATCGCTCAAGtccaagaagaatgtgAACAAGCTGGTGCAAAGACTGTGGTGGTACCAGGTGACATTGCTGAAGCTAAAACTGCCAACGAAGTAACTTGAGaccaccttctttcatctcttcccaaaGTGATTGGCACAATCGCTGACGACCCTTAATTATTTCCCTAGATCGTCTCAGCAGCcgtctcctccttctcccgcaTCGACGTTCTGGTCTCTAATGCCGGTATCTGccccttccactcctttCTCGACCTCCCTCACCCTTTATGGAAACGCGTACAAGATGTCAACCTCAACGGTGCTTTCTATGTCGTTCAAGCGGTCGCTAATCAGATGGCAAAGCAAGAGCCCAAAGGGGGGAGTATCGTTGCGGTGAGCAGTATCTCGGCTTTGatgggaggtggagagcAGTGTCATTACACACCAACAAAAGCCGGGATCAAGAGTTTGATGGAGAGTTGTGCGATTGCGTTGGGGCCAATGGGAATTAGGTGTAACTCTGTTCTCCCTGGTTCGTCCTATTTTTTCGCTCTTGCCCATCATCCCTCTTTATTGCACCACCTACTTCTGTCCATTGTACCTTGCAGGTAAGAGGGTTGACTGACCCAAGTTATTCTGGAATAGGAACCATCGAAACGGATATCAACAAAGAAGACCTGTCCAACCCCGAAAAACGAGCAGACCAAATTCGACGCGTCCCCCTTGGCAGACTGGGAAAGCCTGAAGATCTAGTAGGACCTGCCCTATTCTTCGCGAGTGATTTGAGCAACTATTGCACGGGAGCGAGCATGCTGGTAGATGGTGGAATGGCAATTTCTCTTCAGTAAAAGTAGAGAAGAGGCTTTGGGCTGTTTGTAGCTAGTACTGTTATGTGGGTAAGTGTACTGTTATGTGCATAATTATGATAGGGTTGGTTATATGACTATGACATGTTTTTAGAGGTGCCACTGTCCTCGTAGAGGCCGGAAAACACCTTATGCTGCCTTACTTTCGTGTCCTTGGCCGTTTGTCTACAGTTATACATGGTGCATTATGTTTAGAAGTTGTGATTGGCAAGATAgagagtttgagaagattaAGCTTAGGGGGCCGATGCATTTTATATCCTCGAAGGACTACTCATATATCTTTTCTCAGCTTTATGAGCTTACTCATCTTTCCCACAATTTCTGTAAGGAAATAGGAGATCAGGCCCTGGCTattcatctcctcaagGCCCAACTTCCGTTTCGCTACCCAGGGTATTACTCCGTCCGGCTTTCGCTAGCTTCGACAACTttatctcttcctttgtcAAGTCCAACGTCATCCGAGTCGAGCGTCGGGTAATTACGCTGACTGACGTGATGCCCGTGACCAGTCAGTTATAGATAGGATCGGTAAACATTGTAACAGTTGGAGGTATATACATCTAATGCATCTGGGAATTGACCCTCAGGGCGGGATCTCCAAACAGTGTGAAGaggtttttttttatataCAATTCGAACATTCACTTGGCCCCTCTTCATTtccctcaaccttctttTCAACCAACACCCTTCCCCACCCAGTGTTGGGACCCCTTTCTATTGATGGGCCTTGACaggatgggagatggagaggcaAGCAGGGAAAATAAGGCTGAATATTCCATCAAAGCCAAAGGTCGCTGTTTCTCACTGTTATACACCGTGTATAGTATGTTCCTGCGACCTCCATCGGTCTTCGAGAGCTCTAATAGAACTATGCCATCCGTTCCGCTGTCTATGCGGATTCTACGTATATCATCACGGCAACGTCCTCAAAGAGTAGGCCGCCAAGCTGCATACGTAAGCTCTGATTTTCACGTCATCATCGACTCTTTTTTATATACGACGTTCGGGTTCCGCCCGCGGTCAGTCACACGGCGGCCGCCGAACTTTTCCTGACCGCCGGCTACTTCTACTAGTCATCATGCTACGCTAACGTCCTCCCACTTCGTCATAGACGGGAAGTGCAGCTCAACTTCATCTTGGCGGGCCCCggctgcttctttttggcCAAGTTGCCCTTCGGAGACATTATGGAAAACGCACATCATTTTATCATCTGGCTCTGACCGGCCCCACGAATTCTGGTGCACTACTTATAAGATCGATGGCTGCCTTTTACACCCTCAATTCTCTTCGCTCTCTAAACCAATCGATAATCAGGGACAAAGCCGTCCTTCATTATGGCGTTCGCAGGTGTGGGGGCTTTGGGCCCCTCTTATGACCGCACGGAGCACTCAGCTGGTGCCACTCTTAATCGCACGACCTCTCGTAGTCATTACTACGACGATCATCCCAATGACaaccttccctctcccaccgACGAATATCGTAATCGCGAACTCGGACAACTCGCTCGATCATGGACTCGACGGTCCCAGACGGGCGCTTTAGGTCGTGGACCTTCGCAAGCCCCTCAAGACGGGTCTATTGCGGAAGAAGTTACTGGTGACATTTTTGCTTACGAGAAAGAATCTGACCTTGACCCGTTCTCCAACAACTTCGATGCAAAGAAGTGGACGAAGTTGATGTTCCGGGCTCATGAGACAACTTTCCCCTCGAGGAAAGCGGGATTGTCTTTCAAGGACTTGGGTGTCTTTGGATATGGATCTGATGCCGGTATGGGACCGCTCCACAAAGCAATTGGAATTTCGCTGATGGACTATTACAGACTACCAAAAGACTGTCGGTAACTTACTTCTGGCTGGATTAGGAGCACTGAGAGACTTGATCGGCAACCGGAAGCGCAAAGTACAAATTTTAAATGGGATTGACGGTGTGCTCGAGGCAGGTGAAATGCTGGTGGTGTTGGGACCTCCTGGAAGGTATTTTTACGGACGATTTCAATCAGATTGTGGTCTAACTATTCTTGCAGTGGTTGTACAACTATGCTCAAGACGATTGCTGGAGAAATGAATGGTATTTACATCGATGAGTCTTCGAGGCTTAATTATCGAGGTGTGTCCTCTGGTTACGATTCATGCATAAAGCCAACCGATCACAGGTATCACTCCCAAGCAGATGTATGGTCAGTTTCGAGGCGAGGCTATCTACACCGCCGAAGTAGATGTGCACTTCCCCAACCTTACAGTAGGACAAACTTTATCGTATGCAACTCTTGGTTTATATCGAGTGTATACTAACTGTTGTAATAGTTTCGCTGCCGAAGCTAGGGCTCCCCGTCATATTCCCAACGGCATCTCTAAGAAGGACTACGCCAAGCATTTGCGAGATGTCGTCATGTCTGTCTTTGGCATCTCCCACACCCTCAACACTATCGTCGGTAATGACTTCGTTCGAGGAGTTAGTGGTGAGTAACTTCCTGTGTGACCCAAAGCAGAAGTTGACTTCGATTAGGTGGTGAACGAAAGCGAGTGACTATTGCCGAGGCTGCTCTTGCCGGTGCTCCTCTTCAGTGCTGGGATAACTCCACTCGAGGTCTTGACTCCGCCAACGCCATCGAGTTCTGTAAGAATCTTCGTCTCAACGCTGATTATATGGACGTTTCTTCCGTCGTCGCCATCTACCAAGCTCCTCAAAGCGCTTACGACCTCTTCGACAAAGTATCCGTCCTTTACGAAGGCGAGcaaatcttcttcggcaAGTGTATCGAGGCGAAGCAGTTCTTCATCGATATGGGATTTCAttgtccttctcaacaaacAGTCCCCGACTTCCTGACTTCCCTTACCAGCGCTTCCGAGCGAACTCCCCGAGAAGGTTTTGAAGGCAAGGTACCGACTACACCTCAAGAATTTGCTGCTGCATGGAAGAAAAGTGACATGTATACCCAGCTTCAGGGGCAGATTACTCAGTTTGAGCAAAAATATCCAATTCATGGCGAGAATTATGACAAGTTCTTGGAATCCAGAAGGGCACAACAATCAAAACATCTGTAAGCAACTCTTTTGACTTACCAGTAGCGGGCTGCTGAGACCATTTATAGCCGACCTAAGTCCCCCTATACCCTTTCCTACGGCGGCCAAGTCAAGCTCTGTCTTCGCCGAGGCTTCCAGCGTCTCAAGGCGGATCCAAGTTTGACTCTTACCCAACTATTCGGCAACTTCATAATGGCTTTAATTGTCGGCTCGGTTTTTTATAACATGCGTTAGTCTGTCTGATTAACAAATCTTTGTGTCGACATTGATGAATGCCTTCAGCGGTTAATACATCGAGTTTCTATTCTCGAGGCGCCCTGCTGTTTTTTGCCATCTTGATGAGTGCTTTCGGTTCTGCTCTTGAAGTGAGCCGCAAATGTCAGAGCTATGATTTTTTTGGGCTGACTTTCATTATAGATTCTTATTTTGTACGCCCAAAGAGGCATCGTGGAGAAGCATTCACGATACGCCTTCTACCATCCGTCTGCCGAAGCTATTGCGTCTGCCCTTTCTGATATCCCTTATAAAGTTCTTAACTGCATCTGCTTCAACTTGGCGTTGTACTTTATGACCAACCTGCGACGAGAGCCTGGTAAGTAATTTCCAACCAATATCTGAGTGAGAGCAACGCTGACGGTTTACGCAGGGCcatatttcttcttcatgctCATCAGTTTCTGCCTTACTATGGTTATGTCCATGTTCTTCCGATCTATCGCCAGCCTTAGTCGGTCCTTGACCCAAGCTCTTGCGCCCGCAGCTATCATGATCCTTGCCCTGGTCATCTACACTGGTTTTGCGATCAATGTCCAAAACATGCGCGGCTGGGCTCGATGGATCAATTATCTTGACCCTATTGCCTACGGTTTTGAAAGCTTGATGATCAACGAGTTTCATGGTCGAGAGTATGCTTGTTCCATGTTTGTGCCTGCGGGCCCTGGCTATGAGGGAGCTACAGGTGAAGAGCACGTCTGCTCTACTGTTGGTGCAGTTGCTGGATCATCTGTGGTTAATGGTGACGCTTACATCAATGGATCATATGAGTATTACCACGCTCATAAATGGAGGAACTTCGGCATCCTTATAggtttcttcctttttctgacAGCTGTCTATCTTCTTGCCACTGGTGAGTTCTCTGCGCCTTCATACACtctttgttcttcttcgtctaACCTCCATTGCAGAGCTGATTACCGCCAAGAAGTCAAAGGGTGAAatcctcgtcttccctCGTGGCAAAATCCCTCGCACTCTTCTCGCCCAGTCGACCGCCTCACATAATTCTAATGACCCTGAAGCTGGCAAGTTCTCTGGAGGAGATAATGTACAGAAGAAAGTTACAGGGGCAGACCGAGCAGATGCTGGTATCATCCAGAAGCAGACGGCTATATTCTCTTGGAAGGATGTCGTTTATGATATCAAAATtaagaaggagcagagaAGGATTCTGGATCATGTTGATGGATGGGTAAAACCTGGAACTCTGACCGCACTCATGGTATGTATTTTTAATTGTAGCATCTAGCCTCGTAGTAGCTAAAGACTGTATAGGGTGTATCCGGTGCCGGTAAAACCACTCTTCTTGACGTCTTAGCCACCCGTGTTACAATGGGTGTAGTTACTGGTGAGATGCTCGTCGACGGTCAGCAACGAGACATCTCTTTCCAGCGAAAGACTGGCTATGTCCAACAACAAGACCTTCACCTCGAGACTAGTACTGTTCGAGAAGCCCTTCGTTTCAGCGCTCTCCTTCGACAGCCTGATCATGTTAGCAAGGACGAGAAGTTTGACTATGTGGAAGAAGTTCTGAAACttttggagatggatgagtaCGCCGACGCTGTCGTTGGAGTACCCGGTACTGGTGGGTTGCTGTTTGTCTTCTGTCATCTGGCATGTTCTGACCCATTTACAGGTCTTAATGTCGAACAACGGAAACGCCTTACGATCGGTGTCGAGCTCGTCGCTAAGCCtgccctccttcttttccttgacgAACCCACCTCAGGTCTCGATTCTCAAACCTCTTGGaatattcttctcctcctccgcaaGCTCACCGAGCACGGTCAAGCTATCCTCTGTACCATCCACCAACCTTCCGCCATGTTGTTTGAGCAATTCGAccgccttcttttcctcgccaAGGGTGGTAAGACCGTCTACTTTGGCGAAGTAGGCAAAGAGTCAAGGACGCTGGTCAATTACTTTGAAAGGAATGGAGCTGAGAGGTGTCCCCCTGGAGAGAACCCTGCGGAATGGATGTTGTCAGCTATCGGCGCTTCGCCCGGCTCTCAGTCTACCGTCGACTGGCATCAGACGTGGCTAAATAGTCgtgagcgagaagaggttcGAAGCGAGCTTGCTCATATTAAAGAGACCAACgggggaaaggggaaaacTGCTGAGCAGGATAAGGGCCTGGAGAAGAGTAAGGCTGAGATCAAAGCAGAATATGCAGAGTTTGCGGCGCCATTGTGGAAGCAATTTGTCATTGTCGTTTGGCGAGTGTGGCAACAACATTGGAGAACACCCAGTTATATCTGGGCTAAGATTGCGCTTTGTGTTGGTTCTGTACGTTCCCTTTCTACCTTCGAAATGGAAACAACTCGCTAATACGTCGTGCTAGGGTCTTTTCATTGGCTTTAGTTTCTTCAAGAGTGGAACCTCGCAACAAGGTCTGCAAAACCAGCTCTTTTCGGTCTTCATGGTGCATTATCCTAGTCTCTGTTATGTTAATGGGTTGCGCTAACTCTCAATATTTAGCTCTTTACTATTTTCGGTCAACTTGTCCAGCAGATTCT
This DNA window, taken from Cryptococcus deuterogattii R265 chromosome 3, complete sequence, encodes the following:
- a CDS encoding racemase, giving the protein MPKQWPTIVKLETFIPSAHGSGGDYHRQGGDHWIVQGNISCPMHKYEEYKVSRTSWGIGVLGSIFVKVHASDGTVGYATGFGGPPACWLIEEHFKRFIVGQDPRDTNKMWDQMFRASMFYGRKGLPLAAISVVDLAIWDLLGKIRGEPIYKMIGGRTKKDIPLYLTGPRPEVAKKLGFWGSKVALPHGPPDGHEGIRKNVQYLKACKEAVGPDYPVQVDCYMSLDVPYTIALIKACEKAGVEINWWEEVLHPDDFDGHVKLKEALPYVKFTTGEHEYSKYGFRKLIENRAVDIIQPDVMWLGGLTELIKVAAMAAAYDIPVVPHGSGPYSFQAIMSFPNSDFCEYIANSPDGKSIEPSFGNLFLNEVLPHNGRIDLTDEPGFGLELNPSAELVPYKSFFTPSKGLGAAGEVEDDGKVEVNGMH
- a CDS encoding glucose 1-dehydrogenase, which produces MSFGLLQGKVVAITGCSTGIGRAIAIGAAKNGANVVLHHLGDSTASDIAQVQEECEQAGAKTVVVPGDIAEAKTANEIVSAAVSSFSRIDVLVSNAGICPFHSFLDLPHPLWKRVQDVNLNGAFYVVQAVANQMAKQEPKGGSIVAVSSISALMGGGEQCHYTPTKAGIKSLMESCAIALGPMGIRCNSVLPGTIETDINKEDLSNPEKRADQIRRVPLGRLGKPEDLVGPALFFASDLSNYCTGASMLVDGGMAISLQ
- a CDS encoding alpha-L-rhamnosidase; translated protein: MVTSEEQRTINSLQANWVWVPNWIDSSSDNSAARLVSFTRSFSLSSIPTSAVLYFSADTRYKLLINGERVVVGPTKGHSSIWYYETFDIAPYLKKGQNDVEFLVIRYFASSRGGMPFERTTFPGLTVVGEVGDVDLRSKEGWEAVVDQSRVYPTGLVDDVFLHINERVSATSSRTTPLTPIPYSLKTLNGELPPWRLRPRSIPLPESSPITVNCIHACQSPIPPSDWFTLFDSSKPLILPAGTSHSLDIQAEVHSTAFTKWSFFSEKGSEVKFRLTYSEGYELDPRQYPWLRTKGDRLDSKNGHLLGPYDEVTLQLSPGQSVIYEPFWFRTFRLIRLQIEVGDQPIKLMSFEAVQVNYPIGVKAEWKEPAMKENEKIWEVSIRTLRNCMFDGYSDCPFYEQLQYSGDSRSVGLFHYLLSGDDRLMRQAITNFAASVTPEGLTQSRFPSHVPQIIAAFSLYWILQISDHYLYFGDTPYTKSFVPKIDGVLAFFDSHIDELGLVSGISEDVWQYCDWVTSWSATEDHPDKGVPTSGRKSNRHTYLSLLYAYVLKQAAVLLRQVGRAGNAMEYEERAEAIIEAIKKHCYDGEFFTDSTADIADDLAYSQHCQVFATLAGVITPSQASQLLTKAFFNPKFSKCSYVMIFYALRAFAIAGDETYQRFYKTIWNPWRKMLKNNLTTWEEDDVRQRSDCHAWGSVPVYEFCTEVAGIQPLEPGCRKILFKPRLSLSDELEAKIALGKDNLAVVKWWEEGGKKIVTLVLEKPVMVAVQKPGEKQEENDEPMTSLRLIYLIQRINVIRLFRSHKVLVAKKRQ